The proteins below are encoded in one region of Telopea speciosissima isolate NSW1024214 ecotype Mountain lineage chromosome 10, Tspe_v1, whole genome shotgun sequence:
- the LOC122641874 gene encoding cleavage stimulating factor 64 yields the protein MAGKPMGGEAFTSNLAGMSKNQLYDIMCQMKTLIEQNQQQARQILVENPLLTRALFQAQIMLGMVQPPQVMPNIQQALSQQPQQTSQPGQQLNIQAAQSLPVPVGQQDQSSASQAQIPLRKLHQNQPAMTVPSGSAPPVTLLSQSMPSHALPTMQQAKGHLNAPVTSLTHSISSQMHNIHLPNVSSLQQQSLQIGGVPLMPPQPPLPQQPRPPSMPPYPHQLNSHMGSSLGFQHSGAPQPHLSQSTYHSGAKPRANIGPSFPLGQPPLLNQPPPQSLYQAGGSHLASDFGNQAGGSLQMERGTSWMTGPPDNATGVQVAGPPPLPGQMGPTSQLPRPPQLTPEMEKALLQQVMSLTPEQINLLPPEQRHQVLQLQQMLR from the exons ATGGCGGGGAAGCCAATGGGTGGTGAAGCATTCACCTCTAATCTAGCTGGAATGTCGAAGAACCAATTATATGACATCATGTGTCAGATGAAG ACTCTGATTGAACAGAACCAGCAGCAAGCTAGACAGATACTTGTGGAGAATCCTCTTCTGACCAGAGCCCTCTTCCag GCACAAATTATGCTCGGAATGGTGCAACCTCCACAAGTG atgcCAAACATTCAGCAAGCACTTTCTCAGCAACCTCAGCAAACATCACAACCAGGTCAGCAGCTAAACATTCAAGCTGCTCAGTCGTTGCCTGTGCCAGTTGGACAGCAGGACCAATCAAGTGCATCTCAGGCTCAAATTCCATTGAGGAAGCTGCACCAAAACCAACCTGCAATGACCGTCCCATCTGGTTCTGCTCCACCAGTGACACTTCTGTCCCAGAGTATGCCATCACATGCCCTACCAACTATGCAGCAAGCTAAGGGGCATCTGAATGCACCAGTGACCTCCCTTACACATTCAATATCCTCTCAAATGCATAATATACATTTGCCTAATGTATCCAGCCTGCAGCAACAATCATTACAGATCGGTGGTGTTCCACTTATGCCTCCGCAACCACCTTTACCACAGCAACCTAGGCCACCTTCAATGCCACCTTACCCACATCAGCTTAATTCACATATGGGCTCAAGTCTGGGTTTCCAGCATTCTGGTGCACCCCAGCCTCATCTTTCACAATCCACTTATCAT TCAGGTGCCAAACCTCGAGCTAACATTGGTCCTTCATTTCCATTGGGACAGCCGCCACTTCTGAATCAGCCACCACCCCAGTCACTTTATCAG GCTGGAGGATCACATTTGGCATCAGATTTTGGTAATCAAGCAGGAGGCTCCCTGCAGATGGAAAGAGGGACTTCTTGGATGACTGGTCCACCAGACAATGCAACAGGAGTACAGGTTGCAGGTCCACCTCCATTACCTGGTCAGATGGGGCCCACCAGTCAGCTTCCTCGTCCACCACAG TTGACACCCGAAATGGAGAAGGCACTGCTTCAGCAGGTCATGAGTCTGACACCAGAACAGATTAACTTGTTGCCACCTGAGCAGAGGCATCAAGTACTTCAGCTACAGCAGATGCTGCGCTAA